One stretch of Methylopila sp. 73B DNA includes these proteins:
- a CDS encoding EamA family transporter, producing MELHVCFAVLAAAAMHAGWNAFLKLRIEPFLAMTLVTAGAGLVALLVWPFLGVPKLEAWPWLLGSIALHLGYYIALTKAYERADMSQVYPIARGGAPLLTVTASLLLLGESLSPLQIAGVATLGCGVMLISILGRRKGAAFDPVALGYAGLTALMICGYTLVDGVGARISGDPHAYSATLFVIDAFPLLLFALWRRGLAGLAPMRPYLAQGLAGGAMSLGSYWIAIWAMTVAPIPLVAAVRESSVLFAALIAVLLLKEPLQWSRAVSAVLIVGALALMRVG from the coding sequence ATGGAGCTCCACGTCTGCTTTGCGGTGCTCGCGGCGGCCGCCATGCACGCCGGCTGGAACGCGTTCCTGAAGCTCCGGATCGAGCCGTTCCTCGCGATGACGCTGGTCACCGCCGGCGCCGGCCTCGTGGCTCTGCTGGTCTGGCCGTTCCTCGGCGTCCCGAAGCTCGAGGCCTGGCCCTGGCTGCTGGGCTCGATCGCGCTGCACCTCGGCTATTACATCGCGCTGACCAAGGCCTACGAGCGGGCCGACATGAGCCAAGTCTACCCGATCGCCCGCGGGGGCGCGCCGCTGCTCACCGTCACCGCGAGCCTGCTGCTGCTGGGCGAGAGCCTCTCGCCGCTGCAGATCGCCGGCGTCGCGACGCTCGGTTGCGGCGTGATGCTGATCTCGATCCTCGGCCGCCGGAAGGGCGCGGCGTTCGATCCCGTCGCGCTCGGCTACGCCGGGCTGACCGCGCTCATGATCTGCGGCTACACGCTGGTCGACGGCGTCGGCGCGCGCATCTCAGGCGATCCGCACGCCTATTCCGCGACGCTGTTCGTGATCGACGCCTTCCCGTTGCTGCTGTTCGCGTTGTGGCGACGGGGGCTCGCCGGCCTCGCGCCGATGCGGCCCTATCTCGCGCAGGGGCTCGCGGGCGGCGCCATGTCGCTCGGCTCTTATTGGATCGCGATCTGGGCGATGACCGTCGCCCCGATCCCGCTCGTCGCGGCGGTGCGGGAATCCTCCGTGCTGTTCGCCGCGCTGATCGCCGTGCTTCTGCTGAAGGAGCCGCTGCAGTGGAGCCGCGCGGTCTCCGCCGTGCTCATCGTCGGCGCGCTTGCGCTGATGCGGGTAGGGTGA
- a CDS encoding FAD-dependent oxidoreductase gives MTEPSFPTQAQVVVIGGGIVGCSLAYHLTQLGHRDVVVLEQGRLSSGTTWHAAGLVGQLRSQASMTRLIRYSTELYARLEAETGLGTGWKQCGSVSVARTAERMTQLRRTIASARAQGVEIHELTPAEAGEKWPVMRTDDLVGGVWLPGDGKANPTDLTQALARGARTGGARIFEKTRVTGVTIADGRIRGVATSRGEIACETVAICAGQWSRQFGKMCGVSIPLHSAEHFYLVTERIEGVHPDLPVLRDPDGFIYFKEEVGGLVMGGFEPDAKPWGMGGIPDDFEFQLLPDDHEQFEILMENALTRVPALETAAIRTTVNGPESFTPDNNFLLGETPEVRGLFVGAGFNSAGIASAGGAGRALAEWIVAGEPTQDLWPVDIRRFAAFNANPAWLKSRVKETLGLHYAMPWPNRELVTARPFRASPVYERLKAKGAVFGSKMGWERANYFATGPHDREIVYGFGRPNWLEACAAEQRAAREAVALFDMTSFAKLRLDGPDAEAALQRLCAADMALAVGDSAYTPMLNRRAGIETEVTVARLGRDAFLIVAGSGQPVRDADWIRRHLGDARATLTDVTSAYAVLGLMGPRSRDLLATLTDAALDDAAFPPNAVREIAVGFATALAARRSYAGELGYELTVATEFAAGVYDALTAAGAAFGLRDAGYYALDALRIEKGFRAWGRETSPDLTPDACDLGCVVDLAKGDFIGRDAVLAARAGPAPTRSLVSLLGPEPGAQMAWGGELLLADDVAVGEVTSAAYGATLGGVVALAWIDAARAPDQGALGALRLTIDAGGERLPVRASLTPFRGPYGVEASTPEALRRAG, from the coding sequence ATGACCGAACCGAGCTTTCCCACCCAGGCCCAGGTCGTCGTCATCGGCGGCGGCATTGTGGGCTGCTCTCTCGCGTACCACCTGACGCAGCTCGGGCATCGCGACGTGGTGGTGCTGGAGCAAGGACGGCTGTCGAGCGGGACGACCTGGCACGCGGCTGGCCTCGTCGGGCAGTTGCGCTCGCAGGCCAGTATGACCCGGCTGATCCGCTACTCGACCGAACTCTACGCGCGGCTTGAGGCCGAGACGGGGCTTGGCACCGGCTGGAAGCAGTGCGGCTCGGTGTCGGTCGCGCGCACGGCCGAGCGCATGACTCAACTCCGCCGCACCATCGCCTCGGCGCGGGCGCAAGGGGTCGAGATCCACGAGCTCACGCCCGCCGAAGCCGGCGAGAAGTGGCCCGTGATGCGCACCGACGACCTCGTCGGCGGCGTCTGGCTGCCCGGCGACGGCAAGGCCAACCCGACCGACCTCACTCAAGCGCTGGCGCGCGGCGCGCGGACCGGCGGCGCCAGGATATTCGAGAAGACCCGTGTGACCGGGGTCACCATCGCCGACGGCCGCATCCGCGGCGTCGCGACCTCCCGGGGCGAGATCGCCTGCGAGACGGTGGCGATCTGCGCCGGACAGTGGTCGCGCCAGTTCGGCAAGATGTGCGGGGTCTCGATCCCGCTGCACTCGGCCGAACATTTCTACCTCGTCACCGAGCGCATCGAGGGCGTCCATCCGGACCTGCCGGTGCTGCGCGACCCCGACGGCTTCATCTACTTCAAGGAGGAGGTCGGCGGTCTGGTGATGGGCGGCTTCGAGCCGGACGCCAAGCCGTGGGGCATGGGCGGGATCCCCGACGACTTCGAGTTCCAGCTGCTGCCGGACGACCACGAGCAGTTCGAGATCCTGATGGAGAACGCGCTGACGCGCGTGCCGGCGCTCGAGACCGCCGCGATCCGGACCACCGTCAACGGCCCCGAGAGCTTCACGCCGGACAACAACTTCCTGCTGGGCGAGACGCCGGAGGTGCGGGGCCTGTTCGTGGGGGCCGGCTTCAACTCCGCCGGCATCGCCTCCGCCGGCGGGGCGGGACGCGCGCTTGCGGAATGGATCGTCGCCGGCGAGCCGACGCAGGACCTCTGGCCCGTCGACATCCGCCGCTTCGCAGCCTTCAACGCCAACCCGGCCTGGTTGAAGAGCCGCGTGAAGGAGACGCTCGGCCTGCACTACGCCATGCCCTGGCCGAACCGCGAGCTTGTCACGGCGCGGCCGTTCCGCGCCTCGCCGGTCTACGAGCGGCTGAAGGCGAAAGGCGCGGTGTTCGGCTCAAAGATGGGCTGGGAGCGCGCGAACTACTTTGCAACCGGACCCCACGACCGCGAGATCGTCTACGGCTTCGGCCGGCCGAACTGGCTCGAGGCCTGCGCCGCCGAGCAGCGCGCGGCGCGCGAGGCGGTCGCGCTGTTCGACATGACCTCCTTCGCCAAGCTGCGGCTGGACGGCCCCGACGCGGAGGCCGCGCTGCAGCGGCTTTGCGCCGCCGACATGGCGCTCGCCGTCGGCGACAGCGCCTACACGCCGATGCTGAACCGCCGCGCTGGGATTGAAACGGAGGTCACCGTCGCGCGGCTCGGCCGCGACGCGTTCCTGATCGTAGCCGGCTCCGGCCAGCCGGTGCGCGACGCCGACTGGATCCGCCGCCATCTGGGCGACGCGCGGGCGACGCTGACCGACGTCACCTCGGCCTACGCCGTGCTGGGCCTGATGGGCCCGCGCTCCCGTGACCTGCTTGCGACGCTGACCGACGCCGCCCTCGACGACGCGGCGTTTCCGCCGAACGCCGTGCGGGAGATCGCTGTGGGCTTCGCGACCGCGCTCGCCGCCCGCCGCTCCTACGCCGGGGAACTTGGCTACGAGCTCACTGTGGCGACCGAGTTCGCGGCCGGCGTCTACGACGCGCTGACGGCCGCGGGCGCAGCCTTCGGCCTGCGCGACGCCGGCTACTACGCGCTCGACGCGCTTCGTATCGAGAAGGGATTCCGCGCGTGGGGGCGCGAGACCTCGCCGGACCTTACGCCCGACGCCTGCGACCTCGGTTGCGTGGTCGACCTCGCCAAGGGCGACTTCATCGGCCGCGACGCGGTGCTCGCCGCTCGAGCAGGGCCTGCGCCGACGAGGAGCCTCGTCTCGCTGCTCGGGCCAGAGCCGGGCGCGCAGATGGCCTGGGGCGGCGAACTGCTGCTGGCGGACGACGTCGCCGTCGGCGAGGTGACCTCCGCCGCCTATGGCGCGACGCTTGGCGGCGTCGTCGCGCTCGCCTGGATCGACGCCGCCCGCGCGCCGGACCAAGGCGCGCTGGGCGCCCTGCGGCTCACGATCGACGCGGGCGGGGAGAGGCTGCCGGTGCGGGCGAGCCTGACGCCGTTTCGGGGTCCATACGGCGTTGAGGCCTCCACGCCCGAGGCTCTGAGGAGAGCCGGATGA
- a CDS encoding SDR family oxidoreductase — protein sequence MANTATKGTALVTGASSGIGAVYADRLAKRGYDLVVVARDETRLAALAERLVAQTGVTVEPLRADLNVQADLAAVERRLRDDAGVTLLVNNAGVAAVTPVVHTEVDQLDAMVRLNVVAATRLAAVAGSAFAARGAGSIINIASVVALAPELLNGVYSASKAYMLALTQAMSHELASSGVRLQAVLPGVTATEIWERAGHGLENLPAEMVMGVDEMVDAALAGFDQGELVTIPALPDLAQWETLETARKALAPNLSRNHAADRYRSGLTAAA from the coding sequence ATGGCGAACACCGCCACCAAGGGAACGGCGCTTGTGACAGGCGCGTCCTCCGGCATCGGCGCGGTCTACGCGGACCGGCTGGCGAAGCGAGGCTATGACCTCGTCGTCGTCGCCCGAGACGAGACCCGCCTCGCGGCGCTCGCCGAACGCCTAGTCGCCCAGACCGGCGTGACGGTCGAGCCGCTCAGGGCCGATCTCAACGTGCAGGCCGACCTCGCCGCCGTGGAGCGCCGCCTGCGGGACGACGCTGGCGTTACGCTGCTGGTCAACAACGCCGGGGTCGCCGCGGTCACGCCGGTGGTCCACACCGAGGTCGACCAGCTCGACGCCATGGTGCGGCTGAACGTGGTCGCCGCGACCCGCCTCGCGGCGGTCGCCGGCTCCGCCTTCGCCGCCCGCGGCGCAGGCTCGATCATCAACATCGCCTCGGTCGTCGCCCTCGCGCCGGAATTGCTGAACGGCGTCTACAGCGCCTCGAAGGCCTACATGCTCGCCCTCACTCAGGCCATGAGCCACGAACTCGCCTCGTCCGGCGTCCGACTGCAGGCGGTGCTGCCGGGCGTGACCGCCACAGAGATCTGGGAGCGGGCCGGACACGGGTTGGAGAACCTTCCGGCCGAGATGGTGATGGGCGTCGACGAGATGGTGGACGCGGCGCTCGCGGGCTTCGACCAGGGCGAACTGGTCACCATCCCGGCGCTGCCGGACCTGGCTCAATGGGAGACGCTGGAGACCGCCCGCAAGGCGCTCGCTCCCAACCTCTCCCGCAACCACGCCGCCGACCGGTACCGGTCGGGCCTCACGGCGGCGGCCTAA
- a CDS encoding LysR substrate-binding domain-containing protein, which yields MAISSSGLAAFHAVAQAESFTKAARARNVSQPTLSAQVRALEEAFGVRLFDRAGRTVKLTPLGQSLFVITARLFAAEDEAEALLAGVRTLSRGHLRIAADSATHVMPAIGRIRDRHPGLTFSLTIGNSSDVLNQLIDYAADVAVTAKQTSDPRIRSVRLSVDRLVGFVRGDHAFAGRPSVPIEAFVGQDVVLRERGSVTREVFELRLAEAGVRPGHLLEVQTREAVRDAVATGFGVGVIFGAEFRDGEGLVRIEITGADLAVAQYAVCLEERRRIPLVRSFMEAVQEG from the coding sequence ATGGCGATCAGTTCCTCGGGACTCGCCGCCTTCCACGCCGTCGCTCAGGCCGAGAGCTTCACGAAGGCGGCTCGCGCTCGCAACGTCAGCCAGCCCACCCTATCCGCGCAGGTGCGTGCGCTTGAGGAGGCCTTCGGCGTCCGCCTGTTCGACCGCGCCGGGCGCACCGTGAAGCTGACGCCCCTGGGCCAGAGCCTGTTTGTCATCACCGCGCGCCTGTTCGCCGCCGAGGACGAGGCCGAGGCGCTGTTGGCGGGGGTCCGCACACTGTCGCGTGGGCACCTGCGCATCGCCGCCGACAGCGCGACCCACGTCATGCCGGCGATCGGCCGCATCCGCGACCGGCACCCGGGCCTCACCTTCTCGCTCACCATCGGCAACTCGTCCGACGTTCTGAACCAGCTGATCGACTACGCCGCCGACGTGGCGGTGACCGCCAAGCAGACCTCCGACCCGCGCATCCGCAGCGTTCGGCTGAGCGTGGACCGCCTGGTCGGCTTCGTGCGCGGGGACCACGCCTTCGCGGGCCGGCCGTCCGTGCCGATCGAGGCCTTCGTCGGGCAGGACGTCGTCCTGCGCGAGCGGGGCTCGGTCACCCGCGAGGTGTTCGAGCTGCGGCTGGCGGAGGCGGGGGTGCGGCCCGGCCATCTGCTCGAGGTTCAGACCCGCGAGGCGGTGCGCGATGCGGTCGCCACCGGCTTCGGCGTCGGCGTGATCTTCGGCGCCGAGTTCCGCGACGGCGAAGGTCTCGTCCGCATCGAGATCACCGGCGCCGACCTCGCCGTCGCTCAATACGCCGTGTGCCTGGAGGAACGCCGGCGGATTCCGCTGGTGCGCAGCTTCATGGAGGCGGTGCAGGAGGGGTGA
- a CDS encoding DeoR/GlpR family DNA-binding transcription regulator, protein MSRPIAAKRLYDILDRVDAERSVSVEALAESFGVSRETIRRDLKTLAAQGRLDVVHGGALKRGVGEPPYAERVRENAAGKTAIGRAAAALIEPGMVVLLDSGATTHAVAVALAASPPKDVSVCATSLVDALLLSRAGLKVTVLGGEVDPDDGATVGVDVIAALARHRVDLVFVGVGGITMEGDVTVFSRLAAETRSVMIDIARQSYLIADHGKFGRAGPARITWTHAPSGVIVDTPPPRQMKASLAAQQIPCLVAKPT, encoded by the coding sequence ATGTCCCGCCCCATCGCCGCCAAGCGGCTTTACGACATTCTCGATCGGGTCGACGCGGAGCGCTCCGTCAGCGTCGAGGCGCTCGCCGAGAGCTTCGGCGTGTCGCGCGAGACCATCCGGCGCGATCTCAAGACGCTCGCGGCGCAAGGCCGTCTCGACGTGGTCCACGGCGGCGCGCTCAAGCGGGGCGTCGGCGAGCCGCCCTACGCCGAGCGGGTTCGTGAGAACGCCGCCGGCAAGACCGCGATCGGACGCGCCGCCGCCGCGCTGATCGAGCCGGGCATGGTCGTCCTGCTCGATTCGGGCGCGACCACCCATGCGGTCGCGGTCGCGCTCGCGGCGTCTCCGCCGAAGGACGTCTCGGTCTGCGCGACCTCGCTGGTGGACGCTCTCCTTTTGAGCCGCGCCGGCCTGAAGGTCACCGTGCTGGGCGGAGAGGTCGACCCGGACGACGGTGCGACGGTCGGCGTCGACGTCATCGCCGCGCTGGCCCGCCACCGCGTCGACCTGGTGTTCGTCGGCGTCGGCGGGATCACGATGGAAGGCGACGTCACGGTGTTTTCGCGCCTCGCCGCCGAGACGCGGTCGGTCATGATCGACATCGCGCGGCAGAGCTACCTCATCGCCGATCATGGCAAATTCGGCCGCGCCGGCCCGGCGCGCATCACCTGGACCCACGCGCCGTCGGGGGTGATCGTCGACACGCCTCCGCCGCGGCAGATGAAGGCGTCGCTCGCCGCGCAGCAGATCCCTTGCCTCGTCGCCAAGCCCACTTAA
- a CDS encoding GlxA family transcriptional regulator, with the protein MTRTVGLIIFPGFQALDLAVGTVFELANDALGEPAYAIEVLSETGGVIASSFGAGVDSRPFGAPGFDTVMMTGGLGDRPSTPGLLAFLKEATSASRRTASICTGAFFLAEAGLLDGRRATTHWARARDLQRRYPKVKVEEDRIFIEDRGVWTSAGMTACIDLALALVAADVGEAVARTIAKRLVVYHLRAGGQSQFSAMLELKPASDRIQTALAFARENIAIDLSVERLAEAARLSPRQFSRAFRSETGQSPAKAVETLRVEAARQMLEAGRLSNEAIAQEAGFVDPDRMRRAFLRAYGHPPQALRRAARSMQASA; encoded by the coding sequence ATGACGCGCACCGTCGGGCTGATCATCTTTCCGGGCTTCCAAGCCCTCGATCTTGCGGTGGGCACGGTGTTCGAGCTCGCGAACGACGCGCTCGGCGAACCGGCCTACGCCATCGAGGTGCTGTCGGAGACCGGCGGCGTGATCGCGAGCTCGTTCGGCGCCGGGGTGGACAGCCGGCCGTTCGGCGCGCCTGGCTTCGACACGGTCATGATGACTGGGGGTCTCGGCGACCGCCCGAGCACGCCTGGCCTGCTCGCGTTCCTGAAGGAGGCGACCTCCGCCTCGCGCCGCACGGCGTCCATCTGCACGGGGGCCTTCTTCCTGGCGGAGGCCGGCCTGCTCGACGGGCGGCGGGCGACGACGCATTGGGCGCGGGCCCGCGACCTGCAGCGCCGCTACCCGAAGGTGAAGGTCGAGGAGGACCGGATCTTCATCGAGGACCGCGGGGTCTGGACCTCGGCGGGCATGACCGCATGCATCGACCTCGCGCTCGCGCTCGTCGCGGCCGACGTCGGCGAGGCGGTCGCCCGCACCATCGCCAAGCGGCTTGTGGTCTACCATCTGCGCGCCGGCGGGCAGTCGCAGTTCTCCGCGATGCTGGAGCTCAAGCCCGCCTCCGACCGCATCCAGACGGCGCTGGCCTTCGCGCGCGAGAACATCGCGATCGATCTCTCGGTCGAAAGGCTTGCGGAGGCGGCGAGGCTCAGCCCTCGGCAGTTCAGCCGGGCCTTCCGGTCCGAGACGGGCCAGTCGCCCGCCAAGGCGGTCGAGACCCTGCGGGTGGAGGCCGCGCGCCAGATGCTGGAGGCGGGACGCTTGTCGAACGAGGCGATCGCGCAGGAGGCGGGCTTCGTCGATCCCGACCGCATGCGGCGCGCTTTTCTGCGCGCCTACGGCCATCCGCCCCAGGCGCTGCGGCGCGCCGCGCGGAGCATGCAAGCTTCCGCGTAA
- a CDS encoding (2Fe-2S)-binding protein, whose product MYDVDINGNVLKADAEPGTPLLWVLRDTLGMTGTKYGCGIAQCGACTVLVDGQATRSCQFPIEAVEQSKITTIEAITEDEVGRKVVEAWVAAQVPQCGYCQSGQVMAATALLKETPKPTDADISDAMSNLCRCGTYNAIAAAVRQAAA is encoded by the coding sequence ATGTACGACGTCGACATCAACGGCAATGTTCTGAAAGCCGACGCCGAGCCCGGCACGCCGCTGCTCTGGGTGCTGCGCGACACCCTCGGGATGACCGGCACGAAGTACGGTTGCGGCATCGCCCAGTGCGGCGCCTGCACGGTGCTCGTCGACGGGCAGGCGACGCGCTCGTGCCAGTTCCCGATCGAAGCGGTCGAGCAGTCGAAGATCACGACCATCGAGGCCATCACCGAGGACGAGGTCGGCCGCAAGGTCGTCGAGGCTTGGGTCGCCGCACAGGTTCCGCAGTGCGGCTATTGCCAGTCTGGCCAGGTGATGGCCGCAACGGCCTTGCTGAAGGAGACGCCCAAGCCGACCGACGCCGACATCAGCGACGCGATGAGCAACCTCTGCCGCTGCGGCACCTACAACGCGATCGCCGCCGCCGTGCGGCAGGCCGCGG